The sequence below is a genomic window from Brettanomyces bruxellensis chromosome 9, complete sequence.
TGAGGTTTTACATAACTGTCCAGGCTGTGAATCCCGAAGTAGGAATCATAAACTAAGTGCGAGTAAACAATTAACGAGCAAAGATTTAATCGATTCTGAAAAGAATCGGATTCATATtcataatataaatagttAAAGTATTATGAGCAAGCATTTGATTTGTCGCTATTCATAGCCCGATAAAAGGTTTCTTGTTATAACGTGTATTTTTTGACATAATATTAATGGAAGGTTATGTGCATAGTTtgataaaatgaaataatgcGCTATTAGGTAGGAACCAGTCCGTTGTGGgtatttttgtattttgtttattaGGGAAATTTTGAGAAAATGAGGACAACAGAcataaataatgaatttCCTAccgtatttttttattactaCTTTTTGTTATTTGTGAGTTCTGTGCGTCCATCCCAAAAATTATGAAATCtaaaaatgtatatttCGAGGTCCCCTCGCATTAGATAAGGCGGAGTTCACGTGGGTTTGTCTTTCGAAAGAATCTGGTTCCTTTCTAACACCGCAGTATTTGTTCCTTGTCCTTTTGCAAATAGTTTGTGTCCGCTGATTCTCTTGTCATTTGTTTTGTCTACAGTTTTCATACTTGCAAGTAAGAGGATAAGGTAGTacaataatattttctgAATCAAACACAGCATTCTGTCGAAAGAAACGAATTTTTTGCACTGAAATATATACATCCttgtaaatattttcattatgacaacaacaaaatccGTTTTAAGAAGTATAAAAAATGTTACTAATGGCTATACATCAGCGCAAGTGATGGTACGGAATGCCACCAGTAATGATCCATCAGGGCCGACCGTTTCTCAAATGGCAGATATAGCTAATCATACTTTTGATAGAGGtgaacttcttgaaattaTGGATATTGTTGATAGGAGACTTAACGACAAAGGTAAGAACTGGAGGCATGTTGCAAAATCACTTACTTTATTGGATTATTTAGTTAGGTATGGATCAGAAGATACCGTTATTTGGGCAAAAGATAACGTGTATGTTATTAAAACACTTCGTGAATTTCAGGCATCAGATTCTATGGGTAGGGACCAAGGGGCAATAGTGAGGGTTAAGGCAAAAGAACTTTCAGATTTACTTTCGGATGATGACCGACTACGAGAAGAAAGACAAGTTGCACTCAGGAACAGAAACGTTCCACATGGCAGGGGACGAAGAGAAGATGTCAACAGCGCTCTTGGAGATAATGAAGATTATGATAGTGATTTGCAACAGGCTATAGAAGAAAGCAGACAGACTgctgaggaagaagagcaGAAGAGACGTAAGAATAGTGACGCTAGTTTGAATAGAGCTATTCAATTGAGCttggaagaggaagagatgCGCAAGAAGAACACCAATTTATTGGATATCAATGAGCACAatggtgatgatgctgCCCCTGCGGTTTTGGGATATTACTCAGCACAACCACAAGTTTCTACAGCACAGATCATTGGCTACGATATGTATGGAAATCCTGTCTATGCCAACCAGCCAATGGCTACTGGATATTTACAAAATGCTTACCAGTCTTCTGCCgcacagcagcagcagcttTATCAGCAACAGCTTTATCAACAGCAACTTGAAGCAGCACAGCgacaacagcagcagcagcagcagcagaatGTCGTAATTCAGCAGTCATTAAATGCTCAAGTGCCCGCACCTACGGGATCTAATAACCCTTTTGCTTTGTCCAACGTTCAATCGAAcccaacttcttcaatgGTGTCTGCTACCCAACAGCAACCACAACAATCGCAACTTCTGCAAGCAGGCCATAATACTCCACAACAAAGTATGTCTGCTGGTAATCAAAAGATAAATGACCAATATGCAGAGCTTAACAATCTTCTAGCTCAAGGTACAGGTATCGATACGTTTGGTAATGAAGGAGATGCAAGAATACCAGCCCAACATACAAAAACAGGTGCTTTCTTCAATTCCTACGGTACAGGTTTCCGACAAGAGGGGGAACGTCAAGATAATAGCCAATTCTCTGAAACCCAGTATGTGGGAATCCCAAGCACTATTGTTGCAGCACCTACAGGTTATGGTTTTGGAAATCAGCGACAGTCATCGGAACCAAAGCAACCTAAAGAAAGTTTGATCGACCTTTAGAAATAATGCTTTGGTAACTGGCATTTTTGAACTAACACCAGCAATTTATAACGTACAATTTTTTAggttttctctttttccctCATCGATCTTTTTATATCCAATTTACTTGTATTCTGTGCTTAAGTTGGTTCAATTTGTTTAGTGGAACCACTACTAATATGATTCTACTTAGTATTGTCATTCTTTCATGCATATTGTACAGCGTTTCGATGTCCAATAGTTGCGAGTATGCACGaaaaacatgaaaaagGCACATGTTACGTGATACAGAAAAGTCcatatatattcatatatatttccatcaaaagcacaaaaattTACCGAAAGAGTTCACCTAAAAGCAAAGTATATGCCCGAGATGGGCAAAAATGGTGTAGAAAGACTTTCCTTTCTTAGTTACAGAGCAGCCACTAACACTCTAGTAGAGACAAACCCATTTCAGTCTTAATTCATCTCCCCCAATAACATTATCatattttaattaaatACCCAGAAAACCACGTATGACCCAGAGAAGCTATGTCTCGTTGTGTACCGGTTACCAtagataataaatataaagcacagaaagaaagagtaaaaaaatcTCGCCTCCAGGGATCGAACCAGGGACCCCAAGATGTCAATATTACATTACAGTCTTGTGCTCTTCCAACTGAGCTAAGGCGGGAATAACAAAATTGTAAAAggtcggactgaaggtaacaaaatattatttttttaataacctgaagtataaggattctttagatgattaccaaatccgtctaaagatatataatagattaataagattgttatctgatacttctcgtatcctttcatatctcttatctcatAGCTCTCTATGAactattatatttttttcattcttctaTCTAATCacttatcttttcaatctccctttctagaaaaataactaaatcataatctaaCCTTGCCTCTGTATCAAAGGAGGGCAAGggcgcatatttatatttaaatggagaatgacacttcttccatttctcttccaatttcatacaataacaaattatatgccaaagaggaatccatcctgtttgggaacatcacattatgtgaattcagcataacccgcgatcatgcaaaaacctgttgttttgcatatgcagTCGCCACACGAATATTAGTCAGCTTATTCCGATgtagctctttcttattgtccTTCGGGTCACTATCCTTTCAGtacgctttatttcttattcgcgcttctcataaattatttcggaaactatttatatctttccgtGTTACCTAATCaggtaaatgaattcattaatattttatctggctttaaaccaatatgCGCTTGGTTTGACCCCTTACAAAAATTGTTTGGGATCCACTTTTatttgaacctaaattattttagattatgtaagtgCAAAGTAATTggtgtgtttgttttgaagtgttgagTCAAACCACTAAAGgatgaagtattgtatgttgtGAAGTACTGGttttagaatgttataATGTAATTTAAGTAGGTGCGgatgtcggacatatgagaatatta
It includes:
- a CDS encoding uncharacterized protein (BUSCO:EOG09264881), whose product is MVRNATSNDPSGPTVSQMADIANHTFDRGELLEIMDIVDRRLNDKGKNWRHVAKSLTLLDYLVRYGSEDTVIWAKDNVYVIKTLREFQASDSMGRDQGAIVRVKAKELSDLLSDDDRLREERQVALRNRNVPHGRGRREDVNSALGDNEDYDSDLQQAIEESRQTAEEEEQKRRKNSDASLNRAIQLSLEEEEMRKKNTNLLDINEHNGDDAAPAVLGYYSAQPQVSTAQIIGYDMYGNPVYANQPMATGYLQNAYQSSAAQQQQLYQQQLYQQQLEAAQRQQQQQQQQNVVIQQSLNAQVPAPTGSNNPFALSNVQSNPTSSMVSATQQQPQQSQLLQAGHNTPQQSMSAGNQKINDQYAELNNLLAQGTGIDTFGNEGDARIPAQHTKTGAFFNSYGTGFRQEGERQDNSQFSETQYVGIPSTIVAAPTGYGFGNQRQSSEPKQPKESLIDL